Part of the Moraxella ovis genome is shown below.
GCTGGTGATTCCTGTCGTGGTGCGTACCACAGAGAACATGCTACGCCTTGTCCCGAATGCGCTTCGTGAAGCTGCCTTTGCACTAGGCACACCTAAATACAAGCTGGTCAGCATGGTTACTCTAAAAGCCGCCAAAGCAGGTGTGATGACCGGTGTACTGCTTAGCCTTGCGCGTATCTCAGGTGAGACTGCACCGCTACTGTTCACAGCCTTGAATAACCAATTCTTCAGCACTGACATGTCATCACCGATGGCGAATTTGCCGAACGTGATTTATCAATTCGCCATGAGTCCTTATGCTGACTGGCACGCTCTGGCATGGACGGCGGCACTACTGATCGCATTGTCTGTATTGACGACGAACATCATCGCACGTGTCATGCAGTCTAAGTCACACTAACTTAAACCATTGTACTGAATTTTGAGAATAACCATGAACCTACCAACTTCTGACATCATCGCACCATCAGCCCAAGCGCCAAAGATCAGCGTGAAGGATTTTAACTTCTACTATGGCAAATTCCACGCGCTAAAGAACATCAACCTAGACATCCCTGCACATCAGGTAACAGCATTCATCGGTCCGTCAGGCTGCGGTAAATCAACGCTACTTCGTAGCTTCAACCGCATGTACGACCTGTATAACGAAAGCCACACCACAGGTAAGATTCTGCTTGATGGCAATGACATTCTGGGTGCTGATGTGGATGTGAACCTGCTGCGCGCTAAGGTGGGCATGGTGTTCCAAAAACCCACGCCATTCCCGATGTCAATCTATGACAATGTCGCCTTTGGCGTGAAACTATACGAAAAGCTAAGCAAAGCCGACATGGATGAGCGTGTCGAATGGGCGCTAAAAAAAGCCGCGCTATGGACGGAAGTTAAGGACAAGCTAAAGCAGTCTGGCAACTCTCTGTCAGGTGGTCAGCAGCAGCGTCTATGCATCGCACGTGCGGCAGCCTGCCGCCCTGAGGTGCTACTGCTTGATGAGCCGACATCTGCACTAGACCCGATCTCTACAGGATTCATCGAAGAACTGATCGGTGAGCTAAAGCATGACTACACCATCGCCATCGTTACCCATAACATGCAGCAAGCGGCTCGTGTGTCTGATCAAACCGCCTATATGTATCTGGGCGAGCTGATCGAGATCGGTGAGACGAACACGATGTTCACTCAGCCAAAAGTGCAGGCGACCCACGATTACATCACGGGTAAATTCGGCTAATACGCTCAAATTTTTTGTTTCACATTTTGAGAAATTGATGGTACATTTGAGCTATTGAATGTACCATTTTTTCCAGAATTTTTAGTATTGATATCAAGAAAAAAGGATATGTCATGCCAAGCATACTTGTCGTAGAAGATGAACTGTCTATCCAAAGACTGATTGAATTTGGTTTGCAGCAGGCGGGATTTGAGGTGAACTTGGTCGAAAGTGCCGAAGGCGCTAAGGCGGTCATCGATGATCGTCTTCCTGATGTGGTTCTACTTGATTGGATGCTGCCGAAGATGTCTGGCGTGGACTTCGCCAAAGAGCTACGCATGAACGAGCGCACCAAGGATCTGCCCATCATCATGCTGACCGCACGCGGCGAAGAGGCTGATAAGGAGCTTGGACTGAATCTGGGTGCAGATGACTATGTCACCAAGCCATTTAGTCCGCGAGAGCTGGTGGCGCGCATCAAGGCGTTGCTTCGTCGTCGCGCCCCGCAGAAGACAGACGACATCGTACAAGTTGGTAGACTGACCCTAAGCCCGCAGGAGCATCAAGTGAAAGTCGATGGCAAGGCGATTCATTTTGGTCCGACAGAGTTTAAGCTCTTGCATTTCTTCATGACACACACAGATCGTATCTATAGCCGCGGTGAGCTATTAGACTTGGTATGGGGTGATCATGTATTCATCGAAGAGCGGACGGTGGATGTACACATTCGTAGGCTAAGACGCGAGCTTGAAGAGGTGGGTGTGGCACACTACATCGAAACGGTGCGCGGCGTGGGTTATAGCTTTAATGATAAAGGTCAGGCCTGATGGTGCAGATGTTGGCGGTATTGGCATTTGCGCTGTTGTGCGGTGTGTTTGGCTTTTATATGGTTGGTGATTATGCTGGGTTTATCTTTGCGATCATTGTGCTGGTGGCTTGGGGCGTGTACCATAGCATTCATCTGCATCGATTGACCAAATGGCTCAACGACAGACGTCAAGCGATGCCAGAGGCGATCGGGTCGGGAAGTGGGCAGGGCGGTGTCTGGCAGGGCGTTTTTGATAAATTGTCCATCGAAGAGCGCAGCCGAACCAAGCGCAAACAACGCCTAACAGATACCATTCACCGCCTAAATCGCATGATGGCAGCCATTCCAAGTGCCGTACTTATCGTGAATGAGAAAGGCGGCATCGAATGGAAAAACGCCCGCGCTGACGAATATCTGGGGCTCAAGCCATCCAAGCTTTCATTAAAAGAACAGATTGATCATGAAGAATTTTCGTTATTTTTGGACAAAGCGATCGCACAAGGGGGGAGTGTGGACGATAAACTGACTTTGAATCAAAAAACCCTACTGATGAATTTGATTCCCATCGAGGCGAACGCCAACATGCTCATCGCGCATGACATCAGTGCCAGCGAGCAGCTCAATATCTCAAAAAATACTTTCATCGCTAACGTCTCACACGAGCTTAGAACGCCATTAACCGTCATTCAAGGCTTTCTTGAGACCTTGGCGGATAACGATCTTGATAAGCCATTGCAGCGTGAGTTTATTGGACTCATGCAAAAAGAAAGCTCAAGGATGCTTGATTTGATCGAAGGCTTGCTTACTTTATCCCGCTTAGAGAACGACCAAAAAAGCCTAGAGCACGCCGAACCCATCAATCTATCCGAGCTGATCGAAGGCATCTGCCAAGACGCCAAAGCACTCAGCAGCCACCACCACATCACCAGCGACATCGCGCCTGACGTGTGGGTATCAGGGGTGTACAAAGAGCTGTATAGCGTGTTTAGTAACCTTGTGTTCAATGCCATTCGCCACACTGACAACAGCACTGATGTCCATGTTCATCTGTCTGTGGGTGATGAGATTGAGTTTTTTGTGCAGGATAATGGCGAAGGGATTGATGCTGAGCATTTGGGACACTTAACCGAGCGATTCTATCGCGTGGATAAGGGTAGAAGTCGTAAGACGGGCGGTAGTGGGCTTGGGCTTGCCATTGCCAAACACGCCCTTGCGCGTTATCATGCGACTTTAAGCATTCAGAGCGAAGTGGGCGTGGGCAGCGTGTTTGGGGTAAAAATGCCAAAATCCGAGTCAGTCTAGGCGTTTGCCTGTTTTATCTATATGAAAATACTGACCATTTAGCTCTACAAGGGCTTTGCCATTTTTAAATCCCCAAGAGTAGTTGCATTGAAAAGATATGGCTGTTTTACCCGTTTTATCAACATAACCGTATTTGTTGTTTTTCTTTGCAATTGCCAAGCCATCTTTTAAACAACGCACATAATCATACCCCGCCACTTTCGGTCTTTCACACGCCAAAGCGGATAAGGTTAAGCGGATAAGGTTAAAAGGGATAGGGCGATGACAAGGGGTTTAGAAGTTTTTTCATAAAATTTTCCATTGGGTTGGGTGCCTAGTTTATTTTACAAAAACTCTTTGTAAGAACAAACTTTTTGGCTGCTGCAGGCAATAAAAGACACGGCAACTAATTACCGTGTTACCGTGTTTTTTTTTTGGGTTTATTTTAAAAACACCCCATAGCCAACATTATCCGTCAAATCTTCACATTCATAGCCAATCTCGGTCAGTGCGTCCACGATTTGCCGTCCGCTTGTGGGCGTGGCTTGTAGCCCCACCAAAATCCGCCCTTCCGCCGCTCCGTGATTGCGATAGTGGAATAAAGTTACGTTAAAATCCTGCCCCAATTTTTCAAGGAAGTTTAACAACGCCCCTGGACGCTCGGGAAACATAACACGAAACAGGCGTTCATCGGTCAGTCGCCCATGCCCGCCAATTAAATAGCGGATATGCGTTTTGGCAACTTCATCATCGGTTAGGTCATAAGCTTCGTATCCGCCCTTATCTAGCATATCGACAATCGTGGCACGCTCTTTTTGACCGTCTTTTAAGCCAATGCCGACAAACACCTGGGCGACATTGGGGCTGGTAGCATCTAGGCGATAGTTAAATTCGGTGATGTTTCGCCCCTGTAAACAGCGACAAAAATCTAAAAACGCCCCTGCCTGTTCGAGCAATTTCACCGCAAAAATCGCTTCTTTGTTCTCGCCGATCTCGGTGCGTTCGGCAATATAACGCAAGCGATCAAAGTTCATATTTGCCCCTGAGACGATTGCCACGCAGTTTTTGCCAGTCAAGTCATGCTCTTTGATGTATTTTTTTAGCCCTGCCAACGCCAACGCCCCAGACGGCTCAACGATGTGGCGGTTTTCTTCAAAGATGTCTTTCACACTGGCACAAATTTCATCGTTATTGCACGTTATCACGTCATCGATGACCTTGCCTTGCCCGTTTGATTTGGTTAGATTGGCGATGTCAAAAGGAATTTGTCCGATTTGAGCGACCGCCACCCCGTCTGCAAATAGGCTTACCTGTGGTAAGCGAGTGCGTTTGCCGTCTGCTAAGGCGACTTTTAGGCACGCTGCCCCTTCGGATTCCACCGCAATGACCTTGACGTGCGGGGCAACCTCGCCTAAAAATGCCGACATGCCTGCCACCAAGCCACCACCGCCCACAGGCACAAAGACGTATTCCATGTCTCGCCAGTCTTGCGACAGTTCTAACGCCACCGTGCCTTGCCCTGCAATCACCAGCTCATCATCATAAGGGGCGATGTAGGTCATGCCGTCCGTTGTTGCCTTGTCTATGGCAAAGCGGTTGGCTTCATCAAAGCTGTCGCCATGCAAATACACCGTACCACCAAAGGCTTTAACGGCTTGCACCTTGATGTCGGGCGTGGTTTTTGGCATGACGATTAGGTTATTAAGTTTTAGGCGGTTTGCCGAGTAGGCAACCCCTTGGGCGTGGTTGCCAGCAGATGCACAGATGATGCCCTTGGCTTTTTGTTCGTCTGATAATTGGCTGATTTTATTGTATGCCCCACGCAGTTTAAAGCTAAATACAGGCTGTAAGTCTTCGCGTTTTAGGCGAATGTCATTGCCAAAGCGTGCGGATAATTTGTCCGCCTGTTCAAGCGGAGTGCGAATGGCAACGTCATAGACGGTGGCGGTGATGATAGAACGGACGTAGTTAGATAGGGTGGTCATGAGTTTTCCTTGTCATAACGAATTTTTATAAAAATCATCAATGTAAAATCGCCCAAATCTGCATAAACGGACTTGGGCGATGTTTTATGGGCAAAAAGTTTTGTGATTAAGCATCAAGCTGTGCCATGACGTCATCGCTAAAATTGACGTTGGTATAGACTTCTTGCACATCGTCCAAATCTTCTAGCATATCGATCATTTTTAGCACTTTTTGAGCGTCGTCAATGTTGTTGATATCAGCGGTGGTGCTTGGTGACATGGTAACTTCCATACTGTCAGCTTTTAGATCGGCTGCCAACAGGGCATCCACCACAGCGCCGAAGTCATTAGGCTCTGTGATGACAAGCAGGCTTTCACCGTCATTCTCGATGTCGCTCGCGCCTGCTTCTAGGGCGACCTCCATGACTTTGTCTTCTAGTGATACGTCATTAAAAATAATCTCGCCACGCTTAGAGAACAGATACGCCACTGAGCCTGATGTGCCTAGGTTGCCACCGTGTTTGCTGAATGCATGGCGAACCTCGCCCACGGTGCGGTTTACGTTGTCGGTCATGGTCTCAACGATGACTGCCACACCGCCCACGCCATAGCCCTCATAGGTAATCTCTTGGACGTTGTCGCCTTCTCCGCCGCCTTGACCGCGCTCAATCGCACGCTTAATCACGTCTTTGGTCATGTTGGCGGCGTTGGCTTTTTCTAGCACGGCACGCAGGCGTGGGTTGTTGGCAGGGTCTGGATCGCCACCTTTACTGGCAGATACGATTTCACGAATGATTTTAGTAAAGATTTTGCCTTTTGCGGCGTCTTGTTTGGCTTTACGATGTTTGATGTTCGCCCATTTACTATGACCTGCCATAGAATGCACCTTTTAAATGAAAATAATAGAATAGGTTATTATACAAGGTTTGGGCGAATTTGCCAATATTTGCTAGGGGCAATGTGTGCGAATCAAGAAACGCTGATGCGTTTCTTGATATTCAGGCGAACTCATGTCAGGATAGCCTTGTGGTGTGCGTGGGACTGGGATATGGCGTTGGCAATTTGGGTCGTAAGTCGGGTAGGTTTGGGGTGTTTGACGCTTACTTTCAGAAAAATCTGTCATGTTCATGCAAGCGGTCAGGACAAGGGGTAGCATTAAGATGATGATTCTCATGATAAATCAAATGTAAAAAGCCTAAAACGTATCAATTATAACAAGAATTTTGTAAAAATACTATCCCAAGCCCCAACTTTATTATAAAATACACCCATCTTTCTCTCATTCTATCTTGCATGAAAGCCCCTGTTTACAAAAAAAGCCTGCCCTTAAAAGAGAAAATCCACATCGTCATCGAAGGCACAGACACCCGAACAGGTAAGTTCTTTGATGTGCTGCTGCTGATTGCTATTGCATTGTCGGTGGCGGTGGTCATGCTCGATAGTGTTTTGATTTTGCGGCTGCAGTACGGTCAGCTGTTTTTTTATGCTGAATGGCTGTTTACTATTCTTTTCACCATTGAATACGCGCTGCGATTGTATTCTGCGCCGAATCGCAAGCGTTATGCATTTAGCTTCTTTGGGATTATTGATTTGCTGGCATTATTACCAAGCTATCTAAGCTTGTTCTTCGTGGGCACGCAGTATCTGCTTGTGGTGCGTATTCTGCGTATTTTGCGCATCTTTAGGGTGTTTAAATTACGCTCATACATGCAGCAGGCGGGATTTTTGGCGGCGGCGTTTAAGACCAGTCAGCATAAGATCATCGTGTTTTTCTTATCGTTGTTGTTGCTTGTGACGATTTTTGGTTCGGTGATGTATGTGGTTGAAGGTCCTGAGAATGGCTACACCAGTATTCCGCTGTCGATTTATTGGGCGGTTGTGAGTTTGACGACGGTGGGTTATGGTGACATCTCACCAAAAACCCCAATCGGTCAGGCGATCGCATCGATGGTCATGATTACAGGTTATGCGATCATTGCCGTGCCGACGGGGATTTTTACCGCTGAGCTTACCCGAACCATGCGCCCACAGCTACATCCCATCAGTTGCCCAAAGTGCGGTAAATTCGGCCATGCATCCAACGCCAAGTTCTGCGACCGATGCGGGCATGATTTGCACGTCTAAATAGAGTTAACAAAATAAAAGCCAATCGCGATGGATTGGCTTTTTTTATTGAGAAATGATTAGAATTCATAAGTGAGCGATAAGGCGTAGTTACGACCTGGGGCGGTGTAGCGGTTGAAGCCATGACCTGCACTACCGCGGATATTACTATAATCCATAAAGTTATTAATACTAGGATTGTTGCCAAACTGACGCATATTTTCCCAAGGATAGTAACGTAAATTGGTCAGGTTATACACACCAGCTTGCAAGGTAAGCCCTTTGGCTAGTTTATAACTGCCATATACGTCAAATACCCAAGTATCTTTAATGCGATTAAGGTGGTCATAGGTTGCTACCTCTTCGCGATAGCCTGAAGCACGACCCCAATCTCTGACCGCTTTGACGTATTTGGTTTCGTCAGGACGTTTGGCTTCGGTGAATTTTGCTTTAAAATGCAAAGAGGCTTTATCATCATCACCAAAATAATAATCCATACCTAGGATGGTACTACTAGGTACAGAAGCTAATGTATTGATTTCTAGCACGCCATCAGCCTCTTGGTCAGCAACTACTTTGGCTTTATCTTTAGATTTGTGATAATCTAGTGTTAGATACATTCTGTCATTTGTGCCTAGGTATTTTGAGATGTCAGCACGTACACCTAATTTATAGCCTTTGATTTGAGCATCATTTAAATTTTCAGAAATGATACAAGTAGATTGTGAGCAACCCCATTTTGTGGCTTTGGCTTTGCTATCCCATCTATCCCAATAACTTGTGTGAATAAAGTTTTTATCATCACTTTGGTAGGCAGAACCTGTGAGTGTCAGCACATCATTGGGTTTAAATTCAAGCTCTAACTCATGGTTGACTGATGTTTCGGGTTTTAGATTGGGATTGATGATTTGTTGTGTGGCAAAGCCCTGAAAGGCTGAGTACATTTGTGTTATGTTGGGTGCTAAGAATCCTGTGCCAACTTTATAGCGAGCGGTAAGCTTATTTGGTACAATGTGATACCCAAAAGCACCGCTATAGGTAAATTTGTCAAAAGATGGCTTTTGGTTGTAAACGCCATTAACATAATCTTGGCAAAATACTAAGTAGGTATTGGCTGGGCAGGTACTAACTTCATTTTGTTCGTTTGTGCGAATATCACCAAGATAGGTGTCATTTTGGAAGTAAGGAGCAACCTTGTGGTAATCATAACGCACGCCTAATTTGGCATTTAGACGGTCATTAAAATGTATGTCATCAGACAATATTAGGCTATAAATGTCCTTTCTTGCGTCAGGAAAGACGACTTTATAAGGTTGAGTAGCCTGTGTCATTACACCACCGCTGTTATATAGTGCGCTGATATTGGTTGCTTTATAATCTTGCTTATTATAAGTGGCGGTTGCACTAAATTGGTGCGTACCAAATTTGCCCCAATCTATCGGCATGAACTTACCATCTAGCCTAAATTGGTTGGTTGTGGTTTCGGTGGGGCGATACTCTCTTCTGCCCAAGGACAATGTGGGAAACCCTGAATAAATCCAAGTGTCAGCAATACCCAGCACTTCTTGATGCTGATATTTAGCTTCTAGGCTTTCCAACCATGTACTGCCATTGGGCAAAAAGCGGCAGTTTAGCCCATAACTTTTCATCTCTTCGGTGTCCTCAGGCATGCGATAACCCGAACTGCCACTTTTGCTATACGCATAAGAGTGTGTTTTTTTTGTTTTTGGTAGATGGCTTGTACGCCAAGACGATGACTGTCATTAATGTGGTAATAAAATTTACCTAGTACACCATCACGCTTGTAAGTCAAGCTGTCGGGATAAAAGGTGGATTGGGGTTGTGAAGCACGACCGAGTTCACCATTACCTGCAAAATCATAATTGATATTATGTTCACGTTCTTTATTATGACTACGCATATCGTGATTTTTAAGTTCATGACCTTTACGGTGAGCATAATTGAGTAAAAGCTCTGCCTTATTCCATACCCTCCAATCCTACAGCAGTCAAAAGCTCTTCATTTTTGGCGGTGTAGCCAACCTTGGCATAACCGCCTAAATTACCATCACCTGTAACCATACTGGCAGGCTCTTTGGTTTTATAGGCGACAGGGCCACCCACAGCACCCGAACCTGATACAATGCTGTCAGCGCCTGCAGTTACTGATACTGACCCCATCATCTCTACATCGGGGTTAAACCGTCCCTCATAGATGTCGCCATAAGGGGAGAACAGCTCATTGCTTTCAATCTCAGGCAACGCCACCCCATCAATATTCATCGCCACACGGTTGCCGTCTACGCCACGAATGGCAAAGCCTTTATTGCCATAGCGACCGACTTCTGCCACGTCCACTTCGGTATTATAGCGGACGAGGTCATGAGCGTTTTGGATATTTTGCTCATCAAGCTCACGGCGTGTGATGATCTCTTCGCCAACTTTTTCTCTGGGTTTAGCATTTACGGTGACATTTAGAGTATCTAGCGTGACTCCGGGTTCGTTAGTATCTTGAGCGGTCGATTGGGTGCCATAAGCCATCATTGCAGGAATGATGAGCGCCAGCAGCACTTTATTGGTTTTTGGAAAGGGTGTGTGTTGTGCCATGCGGTTTTCCTTGGTTGAACATAAATAAAGTTGAACAAAGACTGTCCAAAGCGTAGCAATGTTAAGAATTTATTACAATAATGTAATTTATGGGGAATTATAACCGAGTCATTTTATTAAGTAGATAATAATCTATTTTATTTAGATATAATTTTCAATTAAATAATATTATCATTAATAAATAATAGTTTGAAAAAGGGGTATAATGCTGATTCTTGAATTGGTATTGATGTGATTTATGAACTTTCAGAATTTATTAATAAAAGCACCCGTCACCTTGTTGTTGATTGTGATTTTTGTGGGGTTTGCCTTATACCAGCTCACCCAAGGTGTTAGCATGGATAATCCTAGCACGAGTGATTTGTTGCGCTTTGGGGCGAATTTTTTGCCGTTGTCGCTCACGCATGAGCCTTGGCGTATGACTTCTAGTGTGTTTTTACATATTGGGATCATTCATCTGCTTTTTAATAGTTTTGCTGTGTACTATTTTGGACAAGTTACAGAACAGATCATTGGTAAGTGGCAGTTTTTGATGTTGTTCTTGTTGTCAGCGGTGGGTGGTAATCTGTTAAATCTATTCATTACTTGGCAGGATGTACAAGCAGGTGGATCAGTGGGGCTGTCAGCAGGCGCGTCGGGCGGCATCATGGGACTTGGTGTATTCTTATTGGTGCTAGCGGTGATGCGTGCACCGACGATGTTCGTCTTGAATGCCAAAAGTCTATTCGTTGTGATGGCGATTAACCTTCTGATGGGGTTTTCACTGCCAGGCATTGACAATGCAGCGCACATTGGTGGTGCATTGATTGGGGCGTTGTTTGGGATGGTGGTGTCATTGGTGTTGAAATCTAAGCTGTCGCGCGCATGGTTTTGGAAGATGTCAATGGTTGTAGCGGTAGTTTTTGGCGTGGTTTGGTGGCAGCTGCATACTCAGGTTTTGGCGCTAATAGCCTAAGATAAGACCATTAGATCGCTTTTTTGAAATGTAAATACCAAGTGGTTCTGGCATCTGACAGGATGGCGAAACTCCCATAAACCCATCTCACCATCATCAAGCACTGCCCCGATAACTGCCGTCACTTGATTGCTATTAAGTCGCCAGTCACCAAGAACGACTCTTTTTTTACCATCAATGTTATGCACGGCTGGCCGATGTGTGTGCCCATGCATCAGAATGTCGCATGTAGCTAGGGCGTTATGGGTTGCATTGTCATTCACGTCCATGATGACGGCAGTTTTTTGGGATTTGTCGTTTTGGGATTTTTGTTTGATGTTTTGAGCGAGTTGCCTGCGCTTGGCCAGTGGCTGCTTTAGGATTAGCCAAGAGATGACGGGGTTTTGAATGATTTTGCGGTAGCGTTGATAGGCTTTGTCATCGGTACACAGGCGATCACCGTGTTCTAGGCGAAGTTTTGATGCGTTGGATAAAGTTAAAAAATAGGGTTCTTTAATCAGTGTACCACCTAAGAAATCGCACAGACCTTGGCGTATCATAAAGTCGCGATTGCCATGCATGATATAAATGGTGGTCTTGTCGGAAAGCTTTTTTAGCTGATGTATAATGGGCGTAAGCCAATGCGCAGACTTTTGGGCATCAGATAAGCTTAAATAATCATCATCACCAATCCAGCTATCCAGCCAATCTCCTAAGATATAGAGTGTCTGCAGATTTGGCAAAGCCATCAAATCCTGTAATAGTGCCAAAAACGCCTGATTCAGCATTGCGGTATCGGCCGATAAATGCAAGTCGCTCACAAATACCATGCGGATGTCGTGAGGCTTGGTGGTCAGAAGATGATTGAAATCTTGCATGTTGAATCAGCGCTTGAATTTATGAGTGATGAAAATCACAAAAGGGCGAAAAATTTTCCGCCCCTTATGGTGTTTGCTTTGGGTTATTTTGAGATAACTTTGGCAGAGTTGATGACGATTGGCGTGCTAGGTACGTCTGAATGGTAGCCATAGCGACCTGTCGCAACGCCTTTGATTTGATTAACCACATCCATGCCGTCGGTTACTTTACCGAATACCGCATAACCCCAGCCTTGTGGTGTTGGGCTTGAGTGGTTTAGGAAGTCGTTGTTTTTAACGTTAATAAAGAACTGAGCGGTTGCAGAATGCGGGTCTTGGGTACGAGCCATGGCGATGGTGCCGATGTCGTTTTTTAGGCCGTTGTCAGCTTCGTTCTTGATCGGTGTGCCGGTGCGTTTTTCGTTCATGTCCGCGTCCATGCCGCCGCCTTGAATCATAAAGCCATCAATCACACGGTGGAAAATTGTACCGTCGTAATGACCGCTTTCAACGTAGTCGATGAAGTTGGCAACGGTGACAGGGGCTTTTTCGGCGTTTAGTTCGATGACGATGGCGCCGTGAGTGGTGTCAAATTGTACAACAGGCATATCCATGATTATTCCTTACAATAAAATAAAAAGTTAAGTATCAAAAATGATGGCTAAATTATAGCATACCCTTAATCAAATCCCAATCAAAAGCCAAAAAAATTACATAACCCACCCGCGCTATTAAGCTATCATTAATCTGCGTAAAACTTACGCAAAAAATAGGGATGCGACTTGCCAAGTGTGAAATTGAACCCAAAGTCATACCTATGCTACAATGCCCTAAAATCATAAATCACTTATAAGAATAATGCCAAATCTAAAAAGCTGCTTAAGCTTCATGTTACCTACATTATTACTGGCCGGCTGCGCAAGTATCGATTCATCAGACCGACAAGTTCGGCGTGCAGAATTGTGGCAGTCGCCATCAGTCAGCTTTCCTAATCATACCAGTAAAGCTGAGCGAATTCGCGCCATCGCCATCAAAGAGCATCAAGCATGGGGTGAGCCTTTTATTACCGCTCAGGGGCGCATCGCCAAGTATGACCATTATGAATCAGAGAATGCTCGATTGACAGATGGTGTTCGTGCGTGGGAGCGGGTGACAGCGTATTGGCGCGACAGCGGTGTTCTGCCGCGGTTAGACAGGTCTTTTAATTATCAAAAATGTAATAAGTTGGATACGAGTCACAATTCAAACATGAATATCTGCCGAGCCTTTGCCAGTGATGTGGCATGGTCGGCAGCGTTCATCTCCTATGTGATGGCTCAGGCGGGCATTGAGGATTTTTATGTATCGCCGCGCCATTATGATTATA
Proteins encoded:
- a CDS encoding TonB-dependent receptor domain-containing protein codes for the protein MPEDTEEMKSYGLNCRFLPNGSTWLESLEAKYQHQEVLGIADTWIYSGFPTLSLGRREYRPTETTTNQFRLDGKFMPIDWGKFGTHQFSATATYNKQDYKATNISALYNSGGVMTQATQPYKVVFPDARKDIYSLILSDDIHFNDRLNAKLGVRYDYHKVAPYFQNDTYLGDIRTNEQNEVSTCPANTYLVFCQDYVNGVYNQKPSFDKFTYSGAFGYHIVPNKLTARYKVGTGFLAPNITQMYSAFQGFATQQIINPNLKPETSVNHELELEFKPNDVLTLTGSAYQSDDKNFIHTSYWDRWDSKAKATKWGCSQSTCIISENLNDAQIKGYKLGVRADISKYLGTNDRMYLTLDYHKSKDKAKVVADQEADGVLEINTLASVPSSTILGMDYYFGDDDKASLHFKAKFTEAKRPDETKYVKAVRDWGRASGYREEVATYDHLNRIKDTWVFDVYGSYKLAKGLTLQAGVYNLTNLRYYPWENMRQFGNNPSINNFMDYSNIRGSAGHGFNRYTAPGRNYALSLTYEF
- a CDS encoding TonB-dependent receptor plug domain-containing protein; its protein translation is MAQHTPFPKTNKVLLALIIPAMMAYGTQSTAQDTNEPGVTLDTLNVTVNAKPREKVGEEIITRRELDEQNIQNAHDLVRYNTEVDVAEVGRYGNKGFAIRGVDGNRVAMNIDGVALPEIESNELFSPYGDIYEGRFNPDVEMMGSVSVTAGADSIVSGSGAVGGPVAYKTKEPASMVTGDGNLGGYAKVGYTAKNEELLTAVGLEGME
- a CDS encoding rhomboid family intramembrane serine protease gives rise to the protein MNFQNLLIKAPVTLLLIVIFVGFALYQLTQGVSMDNPSTSDLLRFGANFLPLSLTHEPWRMTSSVFLHIGIIHLLFNSFAVYYFGQVTEQIIGKWQFLMLFLLSAVGGNLLNLFITWQDVQAGGSVGLSAGASGGIMGLGVFLLVLAVMRAPTMFVLNAKSLFVVMAINLLMGFSLPGIDNAAHIGGALIGALFGMVVSLVLKSKLSRAWFWKMSMVVAVVFGVVWWQLHTQVLALIA
- a CDS encoding UDP-2,3-diacylglucosamine diphosphatase; the protein is MQDFNHLLTTKPHDIRMVFVSDLHLSADTAMLNQAFLALLQDLMALPNLQTLYILGDWLDSWIGDDDYLSLSDAQKSAHWLTPIIHQLKKLSDKTTIYIMHGNRDFMIRQGLCDFLGGTLIKEPYFLTLSNASKLRLEHGDRLCTDDKAYQRYRKIIQNPVISWLILKQPLAKRRQLAQNIKQKSQNDKSQKTAVIMDVNDNATHNALATCDILMHGHTHRPAVHNIDGKKRVVLGDWRLNSNQVTAVIGAVLDDGEMGLWEFRHPVRCQNHLVFTFQKSDLMVLS
- a CDS encoding peptidylprolyl isomerase, with the protein product MDMPVVQFDTTHGAIVIELNAEKAPVTVANFIDYVESGHYDGTIFHRVIDGFMIQGGGMDADMNEKRTGTPIKNEADNGLKNDIGTIAMARTQDPHSATAQFFINVKNNDFLNHSSPTPQGWGYAVFGKVTDGMDVVNQIKGVATGRYGYHSDVPSTPIVINSAKVISK
- a CDS encoding DUF2272 domain-containing protein, encoding MLPTLLLAGCASIDSSDRQVRRAELWQSPSVSFPNHTSKAERIRAIAIKEHQAWGEPFITAQGRIAKYDHYESENARLTDGVRAWERVTAYWRDSGVLPRLDRSFNYQKCNKLDTSHNSNMNICRAFASDVAWSAAFISYVMAQAGIEDFYVSPRHYDYMYRAWQQKGSYHAKNPKQTAPKVGDMLCYVRGGSSLSSYEALTDHMANQSGGLPAHCDIVTQIYQPKAEAWLIGGNVLHAVMLRKLPIDDDGRFALPEYQGECNPQSEQNCNLNQQNWLMLLQLQP